In Parasegetibacter sp. NRK P23, a single genomic region encodes these proteins:
- the glgP gene encoding alpha-glucan family phosphorylase translates to MSFRNYRVPYTTDERYSKKIAYFSSEFAVHQPLKIYSGGLGFLAGSHLRSAYELKQNMIGIGILWKYGYYDQSRNQDQTLQVTFMEKQYSFLEDTGIRFQINIHDHPVWVKAYYLHPDTFNTAPLFLLSTDLPENDYVSQTITHRLYDANTATKVAQYILLGVGGAKLLDEIGFNPDLHHLNEAHGLPAAFYLYRKYYNNIEEVRKRLVFTTHTPEEAGNERHDIYLCHKMSYFCGLNIEEVRALTGINDDQFNHSLVALRFAKLANGVSQLHGRVSREMWSKYPGICNIISITNAQNWKYWADKQLYRAVDESNDFIFDDRKRYLKKRAFDIVADQTGKLFNPDVFTIVWARRFAGYKRADFFTRNEERFRALMNNTKYPVQFIWAGKPYPLDYPAIGEFNNLVHISKQYRNMAVVIGYELSLSKRLKQAADCWLNNPRVPREASGTSGMTAAMNGAVNFSTDDGWIPEFINHGNNGFVVPKADYANMHVQEQDQYDLDKLYEILEKQILPLYYENKDTWRQISKNGMRDVRFQFDSNRMAHEYYEQLYK, encoded by the coding sequence ATGAGTTTCAGAAATTACCGCGTTCCCTACACAACAGATGAAAGATATTCTAAAAAGATAGCCTACTTTTCCAGTGAGTTCGCGGTACACCAGCCCCTGAAGATATACAGTGGTGGCCTGGGGTTCCTCGCCGGATCGCATCTCCGCAGCGCTTATGAACTGAAGCAGAACATGATCGGCATTGGCATCCTCTGGAAATACGGGTATTATGACCAGTCGAGGAACCAGGACCAGACCCTGCAGGTTACCTTCATGGAAAAGCAATACAGTTTCCTGGAAGACACGGGCATCCGTTTCCAGATCAACATCCACGACCACCCGGTTTGGGTAAAGGCGTATTACCTGCACCCGGATACTTTTAATACCGCGCCGCTGTTCCTGCTCTCCACGGATTTGCCGGAGAACGATTATGTTTCGCAGACCATCACGCACCGTTTGTACGATGCCAACACCGCCACGAAAGTGGCGCAGTACATTCTTTTGGGAGTGGGTGGCGCCAAATTGCTGGATGAGATCGGCTTCAACCCCGACCTGCACCACCTCAATGAAGCACATGGCCTGCCGGCGGCTTTCTACCTGTACCGCAAGTACTACAACAATATCGAAGAAGTGCGGAAGCGCCTGGTGTTCACCACACACACACCAGAAGAAGCGGGCAATGAGCGGCACGACATTTACCTCTGCCACAAGATGAGTTATTTCTGTGGACTGAACATCGAAGAAGTGCGCGCGCTCACCGGTATCAACGACGACCAGTTCAACCATTCGCTCGTGGCGCTGCGCTTCGCGAAGCTGGCCAACGGCGTATCACAACTGCATGGCAGGGTTTCCCGCGAAATGTGGAGCAAATATCCCGGCATCTGTAACATCATCTCCATTACCAACGCGCAGAACTGGAAATACTGGGCCGATAAGCAATTGTACCGCGCGGTGGATGAAAGCAACGATTTCATTTTCGACGACCGGAAGCGTTACCTCAAAAAACGCGCGTTCGATATCGTGGCCGATCAAACCGGAAAACTGTTTAACCCCGATGTATTCACGATTGTATGGGCACGCCGTTTCGCGGGTTATAAACGCGCCGATTTCTTTACAAGAAACGAAGAACGTTTCCGCGCGTTGATGAACAATACGAAATACCCCGTGCAATTCATCTGGGCCGGAAAGCCTTACCCGCTGGACTATCCCGCGATCGGTGAGTTCAACAACCTCGTGCACATCAGCAAGCAATACCGCAATATGGCCGTAGTGATCGGGTATGAACTGAGTTTGTCGAAACGCCTGAAACAGGCCGCAGACTGCTGGCTGAACAATCCCCGTGTGCCCCGCGAAGCTTCGGGCACAAGTGGTATGACCGCCGCCATGAACGGAGCCGTGAACTTCTCTACGGATGATGGATGGATTCCGGAATTCATTAACCACGGTAACAATGGTTTCGTGGTGCCCAAGGCCGATTACGCCAATATGCACGTGCAGGAACAGGACCAGTACGACCTGGATAAACTGTACGAAATACTCGAAAAACAAATACTTCCCCTTTATTACGAAAACAAAGATACCTGGCGCCAGATTTCCAAAAACGGTATGCGCGACGTGCGTTTCCAGTTCGATTCCAACCGGATGGCACACGAGTATTACGAGCAGTTGTATAAGTAA
- a CDS encoding ABC-F family ATP-binding cassette domain-containing protein — protein MHYVSAEGLTKSYGINPLFRNISFHINEGDKIALIARNGVGKSTLLRILSGTETPDEGKLFIHKDVTVALFEQDPKFDEEKTVLENIFHTNHPVLNVIREYEAAAESEDGEALAELFGKMDDLNAWEFEVKVKQILTKLNVHHLQQKVSALSGGQRKRVALAKTLIDIGFDHKHTLLMMDEPTNHLDVEMIEWLENYLNQENVTLLLVTHDRYFLDAVCEEIWELERENMYVYRGDYENYMERKAARIDSELASIDKAKNEYRKELEWMRKQPKARTTKSKSRQDNFYEVESRAKQKITDAQVQLEVKMSRLGGKIIEAKKVYKSYGDLTILKGFDHTFAKGERVGVIGKNGVGKSTFLNILQQLEPADSGKINVGDTVVFGNFSQQGLVIKENLRVIEYVKTFAESFPLANGGSLSAAQFLELFLFSPDKQYTYLNSLSGGEKKRLQLLTVLFRNPNFLILDEPTNDLDLPTLSVLENFLSEYRGCVLIVSHDRYFMDRLVDHLFVFEGDGVVRDFPGNYSNYRIWLKENEKKDNKWSDLEAHKRKGGSIEEVAVKASTAEKPADATSKRKLSFKEKREFEMLEAEIATLEKEKAEINEKLAAGSMQYEELQALSERIGTISELIEIKEMRWLELSEMNS, from the coding sequence ATGCATTACGTTTCAGCTGAAGGATTAACGAAGAGTTACGGTATCAATCCACTGTTCAGGAACATTTCGTTCCACATTAACGAAGGAGACAAAATAGCTTTGATCGCACGCAACGGGGTGGGAAAATCCACCCTGTTGCGCATTTTAAGCGGTACGGAAACACCCGATGAAGGAAAACTCTTCATCCACAAAGATGTTACCGTGGCGCTTTTTGAGCAGGATCCAAAATTCGATGAGGAAAAAACGGTACTGGAAAATATCTTCCATACCAATCACCCTGTATTAAATGTAATCCGGGAATATGAAGCCGCCGCCGAAAGTGAAGACGGGGAAGCCCTGGCTGAATTGTTCGGGAAAATGGATGACCTCAACGCCTGGGAATTTGAGGTGAAAGTGAAACAAATCCTCACCAAACTGAATGTGCACCACCTGCAACAAAAGGTGAGCGCATTGAGCGGTGGTCAGCGCAAGCGCGTGGCGCTCGCGAAAACCCTGATCGATATCGGCTTCGACCATAAGCACACGCTCCTGATGATGGATGAACCCACCAACCACCTGGATGTGGAAATGATCGAATGGCTAGAGAATTACCTCAACCAGGAGAATGTAACCCTGTTGCTGGTGACCCACGACCGCTATTTCCTGGACGCTGTATGCGAAGAGATATGGGAGCTGGAACGCGAGAACATGTATGTGTACCGCGGCGATTACGAGAATTACATGGAGCGGAAAGCCGCGCGTATCGACAGTGAACTCGCCAGCATCGATAAAGCCAAAAACGAATACAGAAAGGAACTGGAGTGGATGCGCAAACAGCCCAAGGCGCGTACCACCAAAAGCAAGAGCAGGCAGGACAATTTCTATGAAGTGGAATCCCGCGCCAAACAAAAGATTACGGATGCACAGGTACAGCTGGAAGTGAAAATGAGTCGCCTGGGCGGAAAAATCATTGAAGCGAAAAAAGTATATAAAAGTTATGGCGATCTTACGATCCTGAAAGGATTCGACCATACATTCGCGAAAGGTGAACGCGTTGGCGTGATCGGGAAGAATGGCGTAGGGAAGAGTACATTCCTCAATATATTACAGCAACTGGAGCCTGCGGATAGCGGAAAAATCAATGTGGGGGATACGGTGGTGTTCGGGAACTTCTCCCAGCAGGGGTTGGTAATCAAAGAGAATCTTCGGGTGATCGAGTACGTGAAAACATTCGCGGAAAGTTTCCCGCTCGCTAATGGCGGTAGTCTGAGCGCGGCGCAGTTCCTCGAATTGTTCCTTTTCTCTCCCGATAAGCAATATACCTACCTCAACTCACTGAGCGGTGGCGAAAAGAAAAGACTGCAACTGCTGACGGTGCTGTTCAGGAACCCCAACTTCCTGATCCTGGATGAGCCGACCAACGACCTTGATCTTCCCACGCTCAGCGTACTCGAAAACTTCCTGAGCGAATACCGTGGATGCGTATTGATTGTTAGCCACGACCGTTATTTCATGGACCGGTTGGTGGACCATCTTTTTGTTTTTGAAGGCGATGGCGTGGTGCGCGATTTTCCCGGGAACTACAGCAATTACAGGATCTGGCTGAAAGAAAATGAGAAGAAAGACAACAAATGGAGCGACCTGGAAGCGCACAAAAGAAAAGGAGGTTCCATTGAAGAGGTGGCCGTGAAAGCATCAACTGCTGAAAAGCCGGCAGATGCCACATCGAAAAGAAAGCTGAGTTTTAAGGAGAAACGGGAATTTGAAATGCTGGAAGCGGAGATTGCCACCCTCGAAAAGGAAAAAGCGGAAATTAACGAAAAATTGGCCGCCGGTTCCATGCAATATGAGGAACTTCAGGCGTTGTCTGAAAGGATCGGCACGATCTCTGAACTGATAGAAATCAAAGAGATGCGCTGGCTGGAGCTGAGTGAAATGAATTCCTGA
- a CDS encoding DUF4197 domain-containing protein → MKKVIFTLAVCTVTLGAVAQNPLKKLGDIANSVKSNKGAGLSTEEIANGLKEALKVGAENSTGKLSSVDGFLKDAAVKILMPEEVVAVEKKMRALGMGKLIDNAITSMNRAAEDASKQAAPIFLNAIKSMSITDALGILKGSDLAATEYLKKSTTNQLTEAFKPVIAASLEKVEATKYWKDVFTAYNKFSSKPVNTDLTAYVTGKSLDGIFYYVGLEEQKIRKDPAARVNDVLKKVFE, encoded by the coding sequence ATGAAAAAAGTAATCTTTACCCTCGCTGTATGTACGGTAACCCTGGGCGCTGTCGCGCAGAATCCGCTTAAAAAACTGGGTGATATCGCCAACTCTGTGAAAAGTAATAAGGGCGCGGGATTGAGCACGGAGGAAATCGCGAATGGATTGAAAGAAGCTTTGAAAGTGGGGGCGGAGAACAGTACCGGAAAGTTGTCTTCGGTGGATGGTTTCCTGAAAGATGCCGCGGTAAAGATTCTGATGCCGGAAGAAGTGGTGGCCGTGGAAAAAAAGATGCGTGCGTTGGGAATGGGTAAACTCATCGATAATGCCATCACCAGTATGAACCGCGCGGCGGAAGACGCATCCAAACAAGCCGCGCCTATCTTCCTGAACGCCATCAAATCCATGAGCATCACCGATGCCCTGGGCATCCTGAAAGGAAGTGACCTCGCCGCTACTGAATACCTGAAAAAATCAACTACCAATCAGTTAACGGAAGCATTTAAACCAGTGATTGCCGCTTCTCTTGAAAAAGTGGAAGCTACCAAATACTGGAAAGACGTGTTCACCGCTTACAATAAATTCTCTTCTAAACCTGTAAACACTGACCTCACAGCATATGTCACCGGTAAATCGCTGGATGGCATCTTCTATTACGTGGGCCTCGAAGAACAAAAGATCAGGAAAGACCCTGCTGCTCGGGTAAACGACGTACTGAAAAAAGTTTTCGAATAG
- a CDS encoding PAS domain-containing protein, whose amino-acid sequence MKPRFANSLITALTFTAFGLIWIYFTDDLFLGLAGSDMERYHTFQHYKGTLFVVLASILVFWVSFGLSKSLHKVNKEVSANNAELQRLYTQTLEQEKALKLSYERFALLSKATGDAIWEYNFADGSSYANEALKDLFGYESTELRDNFNWWTSNLHPDDKLRVIARTETALNGKEIVWHDEYRFRAKDGSYKVVFDRGFILRDEQGKPRKLIGAMQDVTLQRRLQQELINEKVARQKEIAQATIQAQEAERKQLGEELHDNINQLLATTKLYLDHSLNNPQFAEEFTRKSIGNIVMIIEEIRALSRSLTPPSLGDLGLKDALQDLCTNIEVAGTIEFDLQLKGISDSEISNEKKISLYRIVQEQLNNILKHANASLVKIILEKQDEEIVLVIKDNGNGFDPKTARYGLGLHNIRNRAELYGGSMELSTAPGKGCTLRVCLHI is encoded by the coding sequence ATGAAGCCCCGCTTTGCAAACTCACTCATCACTGCACTCACTTTCACGGCCTTCGGGCTGATCTGGATTTATTTTACAGATGACCTCTTCCTGGGATTGGCGGGTTCCGATATGGAGCGATACCATACCTTTCAGCATTACAAGGGAACGCTCTTTGTAGTATTGGCATCCATCCTGGTATTCTGGGTAAGCTTCGGCCTCAGTAAGAGCCTGCATAAGGTGAACAAGGAGGTGAGCGCCAATAATGCCGAATTGCAAAGGCTTTATACCCAAACGCTGGAGCAGGAAAAAGCACTTAAATTATCTTATGAAAGGTTCGCGCTGTTAAGCAAAGCTACAGGCGATGCAATATGGGAATACAATTTCGCTGATGGCAGTTCCTATGCGAATGAGGCCCTGAAAGACCTGTTCGGATACGAATCAACGGAGTTGCGTGACAATTTCAACTGGTGGACGAGCAATCTTCATCCAGATGATAAGTTGAGGGTGATCGCCAGGACGGAAACAGCATTGAATGGTAAAGAAATCGTGTGGCACGATGAATACCGTTTCCGTGCTAAAGACGGCTCCTACAAAGTGGTTTTCGACCGCGGCTTTATCCTGCGCGATGAACAGGGAAAGCCACGTAAACTGATCGGCGCCATGCAGGACGTAACACTCCAGCGCAGGTTACAGCAGGAACTGATCAACGAAAAAGTGGCCCGTCAGAAAGAGATCGCCCAAGCCACCATCCAGGCGCAGGAAGCGGAACGGAAACAGTTGGGGGAGGAATTGCACGACAACATCAACCAATTACTGGCCACCACAAAACTTTACCTCGATCATTCGCTCAATAACCCCCAGTTCGCGGAGGAATTCACCCGGAAAAGTATCGGCAACATCGTCATGATCATTGAAGAAATCCGGGCGTTGTCGAGGTCACTCACACCGCCGAGCCTGGGAGACCTGGGGCTGAAAGACGCGTTGCAGGACCTCTGTACCAATATTGAAGTGGCGGGTACCATCGAATTCGATCTCCAGCTCAAAGGTATTTCCGATTCAGAAATTTCAAATGAAAAAAAGATCAGCCTTTACAGGATCGTACAGGAGCAACTCAACAATATCCTCAAACATGCCAATGCCAGTCTCGTGAAAATTATCCTGGAAAAACAAGATGAGGAAATCGTGCTTGTCATAAAAGACAACGGCAACGGGTTTGATCCCAAAACTGCACGATATGGACTGGGTTTACACAATATCCGGAACCGCGCCGAACTTTATGGCGGCAGTATGGAACTCTCCACCGCCCCGGGAAAGGGCTGTACTTTACGTGTTTGCCTGCACATCTGA
- a CDS encoding chloride channel protein: MKQLRYYYHRISRQVKTRISRVQFMILLAIMTGLIAGLAAVLLKLMVHELQTFLADRYRFHAFFLLFPMLGLVLTALVVHRFYKDSFEKGVGMVLKSIAKRSSYIGFRHNYMHIIASSLTVGMGGSAGLEAPIVATGSSIGSTVGRFHFMLYQERTLLIACGAAAGIASVFNAPIAGVIFAIEILLTETVVSYFIPLIIASVTGVLCSKIILNESVLFNFALKETFDYHNVPFYMLMGIGGGFLSLYYAYAFRGTEHRLHGMRANYIWRAVIAGALLIGLYFLFPPLFGEGYNSIKSLAYGQTDTLTRNSFLFGRLPDNWEILVFTGLVMLMKPVAAGVTLGGGGYGGNFAPSLFTGAFWGYFFSKTINNMGLVRLPESNFTLTGMAAILSGVMYCPLTAIFLIAEITNGYELIIPLMLVSSLSFFIVKHYRPYSMDTIDLALSGKMLTHEKEKNIQNALQTEDILERGFPVVSMHCSTQEVKEILRNSGKDKAMVTGDDQHYLGWISWKELIAEGSIAEKMAVSSTVVVLGASVTEIMEQFDAQQPLPLPVVNKKYEPMGFISPTLLLEKYREAIREKKDLYE; encoded by the coding sequence TTGAAACAGCTCAGATACTACTATCACAGGATCAGCAGGCAGGTAAAAACCAGGATCAGCCGCGTTCAGTTTATGATATTACTGGCCATTATGACGGGTCTCATCGCCGGTCTGGCCGCCGTATTGCTCAAACTGATGGTGCACGAATTGCAGACTTTTCTGGCCGACAGGTACAGGTTCCATGCGTTTTTTCTGCTGTTCCCCATGCTGGGACTGGTACTTACCGCGCTGGTGGTACACCGGTTCTACAAAGATAGTTTTGAAAAAGGGGTAGGTATGGTGCTGAAAAGCATCGCCAAAAGATCTTCCTATATTGGTTTCCGGCATAACTATATGCACATCATCGCCAGTTCACTTACCGTTGGGATGGGCGGTTCCGCCGGTCTGGAAGCACCGATCGTGGCAACGGGTTCTTCCATCGGCTCAACGGTGGGCAGGTTTCATTTCATGCTTTACCAGGAACGCACATTACTGATCGCTTGTGGCGCAGCAGCAGGAATCGCGTCTGTATTTAACGCGCCCATAGCCGGGGTGATTTTCGCCATTGAAATACTGCTTACGGAGACGGTGGTCAGTTATTTTATTCCGCTGATCATCGCTTCGGTTACCGGCGTCCTTTGCTCCAAGATTATACTGAATGAATCGGTGTTGTTCAATTTCGCGTTGAAGGAAACCTTCGACTACCATAATGTTCCCTTTTACATGCTGATGGGGATCGGGGGCGGCTTCCTGTCGCTCTATTATGCTTATGCGTTCCGGGGAACGGAACACCGTTTGCATGGTATGCGCGCCAATTACATCTGGCGGGCCGTGATTGCGGGCGCATTACTGATCGGGCTGTATTTCCTATTTCCCCCACTCTTCGGTGAAGGATACAACAGCATTAAAAGTCTTGCGTACGGACAAACGGATACGCTCACACGCAACTCATTTTTGTTCGGCCGTTTACCCGACAACTGGGAAATACTGGTGTTCACCGGACTGGTAATGTTGATGAAGCCCGTTGCCGCAGGCGTTACGCTGGGCGGCGGCGGCTATGGAGGTAATTTCGCGCCTTCCCTGTTCACAGGCGCTTTCTGGGGGTACTTCTTTTCAAAAACCATCAACAACATGGGGCTGGTAAGATTGCCCGAAAGTAATTTCACCCTTACGGGCATGGCCGCTATCCTGAGTGGCGTCATGTATTGCCCGTTAACGGCTATCTTCCTGATCGCTGAAATCACCAATGGCTATGAACTCATCATTCCGTTAATGCTGGTTTCCTCCCTGTCTTTCTTCATTGTAAAACATTACCGTCCTTATTCCATGGATACCATCGATCTGGCGCTGAGCGGGAAAATGCTTACGCACGAGAAAGAGAAAAATATCCAGAACGCCTTACAAACGGAAGATATCCTGGAAAGAGGTTTTCCGGTTGTATCCATGCATTGCAGCACACAAGAGGTAAAGGAAATTTTGAGAAACTCAGGAAAAGATAAAGCGATGGTGACAGGAGATGACCAACATTACCTGGGATGGATCAGTTGGAAAGAGTTGATCGCGGAAGGAAGTATAGCTGAAAAAATGGCCGTCTCTTCAACTGTTGTTGTACTTGGCGCATCCGTAACGGAAATCATGGAGCAATTCGATGCACAACAACCGTTACCATTACCGGTCGTGAATAAAAAATATGAACCCATGGGTTTTATTTCACCCACCCTGCTGCTCGAAAAGTACCGGGAGGCGATCCGGGAAAAGAAGGACCTGTACGAATAA
- a CDS encoding sensor histidine kinase has translation MKPAFIFSDSPGNRFTRHFLFWLAWILFFTFIYAQKGVVYYGLFHSYMISFVDAICFMPIHLFFSYGIIYFLMPRFLYTQRYGPLMAWMLVLVVAAGIISYLSSEYLVGPVRILLGVPRYPNSLAMGFMGGLRGGLTIGGFAAAIKLMKQWYVKQQENEMLEKARMASELQVLKAQLHPHFLFNTLNNIYSYAMQDTQTAPGMILRLSDMLRYMLYECEQQQVCLAREVQLLKDYVALEQMRYGSRLEVHVHVEGDLQERKIAPLLLLPFVENAFKHGASSTMGDVWMSIDIREDNSLLKLKVINGKPNTSAETSEQGIGLRNVRQRLELLYPGMHLLNISDQEDSFVVKLSLRLHPATGGTVDNSGAAKKLHYA, from the coding sequence ATGAAACCCGCATTCATTTTTTCCGATTCGCCCGGTAATCGTTTCACGCGCCACTTCTTATTCTGGCTGGCGTGGATACTCTTTTTTACATTTATCTATGCGCAGAAAGGCGTGGTGTATTACGGGCTTTTCCACAGTTACATGATCTCTTTCGTGGACGCGATCTGTTTTATGCCGATCCATCTGTTCTTCAGCTACGGCATCATTTATTTCCTGATGCCGCGTTTCCTGTACACACAACGGTATGGCCCGCTGATGGCGTGGATGCTGGTGCTTGTAGTGGCGGCAGGCATCATCTCCTATCTTTCATCCGAATACCTCGTGGGGCCGGTAAGAATATTGTTGGGCGTGCCCAGGTACCCCAACAGTCTGGCGATGGGTTTTATGGGCGGCTTACGTGGCGGACTCACCATTGGTGGTTTTGCCGCGGCCATCAAACTGATGAAGCAGTGGTACGTGAAGCAACAGGAAAATGAAATGCTGGAAAAGGCACGCATGGCCTCGGAACTGCAGGTACTGAAGGCACAACTGCACCCGCATTTCCTCTTCAATACCCTCAATAATATTTATTCTTACGCGATGCAGGACACGCAAACCGCTCCCGGCATGATCCTCCGGTTGTCGGATATGCTGCGGTACATGTTATATGAATGTGAGCAGCAGCAGGTTTGTCTGGCAAGAGAGGTGCAGTTGCTCAAAGATTACGTGGCACTGGAGCAGATGCGTTACGGCAGCCGGTTGGAGGTGCATGTACATGTGGAGGGAGATTTACAGGAAAGAAAGATCGCGCCGTTGTTGTTGTTGCCTTTCGTGGAAAACGCCTTCAAACATGGTGCTTCCAGTACAATGGGGGATGTTTGGATGAGTATTGATATCAGGGAAGATAACAGCTTATTAAAACTGAAGGTGATTAACGGGAAACCGAACACCTCTGCGGAAACTTCCGAACAGGGGATCGGCCTGCGGAACGTGCGCCAGCGGCTTGAACTGCTTTATCCGGGGATGCACCTGCTGAACATATCGGATCAGGAAGATAGTTTTGTGGTGAAACTTTCACTCCGGCTACATCCCGCAACAGGCGGCACGGTAGACAATTCCGGTGCGGCAAAAAAACTTCATTATGCCTGA
- a CDS encoding LytTR family DNA-binding domain-containing protein: MPEQLHCLIVDDEPPAREVLKRYVEAIPSLVLVGECENAMQALSFLQQYPVQLLLLDIRMPVLMGTDFIKTLSHPPQVIFTTAHRDYAVEGFDLNAVDFLLKPISFERFLKAVNKVLQKNALDPAPPVSNFTVPEPVLSEAPAFLYLRIDRKMVKILLNEVFFLESLKDYVRIITVNGPLLVRQSLSSLEEMLPEQEFVRIHRSFIVARRHIRAYTHETMEVGNNELPIGRLYRNEVLKLL; encoded by the coding sequence ATGCCTGAGCAATTGCATTGTTTGATCGTGGACGACGAGCCACCGGCCAGGGAGGTGTTGAAACGTTATGTGGAAGCCATTCCCAGCCTGGTATTGGTGGGAGAATGTGAGAACGCCATGCAGGCGCTTTCCTTTTTGCAGCAATACCCAGTGCAGTTGTTGTTGCTGGACATCAGGATGCCGGTATTGATGGGAACGGATTTTATCAAGACTTTATCGCATCCTCCCCAGGTCATCTTCACCACCGCCCACCGTGATTACGCGGTGGAGGGCTTCGACCTTAACGCGGTGGACTTCCTGCTGAAACCCATCTCTTTTGAACGTTTCCTGAAAGCCGTGAACAAAGTGCTTCAGAAAAATGCGCTGGACCCGGCGCCGCCGGTCTCTAATTTTACGGTCCCCGAACCAGTGCTTTCCGAGGCCCCGGCTTTTTTATACCTGCGCATTGACAGGAAAATGGTGAAAATACTGCTCAACGAGGTTTTTTTCCTCGAGAGCCTGAAGGATTATGTCCGTATCATCACGGTGAATGGTCCCTTACTGGTGCGGCAATCGCTTTCCTCACTGGAAGAAATGCTACCGGAGCAGGAATTCGTAAGAATACACCGGTCCTTTATCGTGGCCAGGAGGCATATCCGCGCTTATACCCATGAAACCATGGAAGTGGGGAACAATGAACTCCCGATAGGCCGGCTTTACCGCAACGAGGTGCTGAAACTGCTTTAA
- a CDS encoding DUF4421 domain-containing protein, with translation MRRKPILPAFLLLLCCSLQTLAQEEKPDHDTTYYISLADQMLTRFYFSRKYTNLELGAPKGEDRLIYRPNTTLNMGVGATYRSLTLNLAYGFPFLNRNEEKGKTRYLDLQSHIYTRKWSYDFWGQFYKGYYMKRSAIDGGSGYYLRPDMGVTLLGVSAYNIVGHERFSYRAAFVQNERQLKSAGSWLLGAEIYYGRATADSALVPGAVKDRFSQREVERVRFLDIGPGGGYAYNWVIRNDFFLGMAATINLNIGFVREITPADSRERLGFSPNFIYRATGGYNSERWMASLSLVGNRVSARGSSSSYNYIFSTGNYRATLAYRFKPGRRLKKYLAPVDKLLN, from the coding sequence TTGCGCCGGAAACCGATTTTACCCGCATTCCTTCTTTTATTATGCTGTTCGCTGCAAACCCTGGCGCAGGAGGAAAAGCCGGACCATGATACAACGTATTATATCTCCCTGGCGGATCAGATGCTTACCCGCTTTTACTTTTCAAGAAAATATACCAACCTGGAACTCGGTGCGCCAAAAGGGGAGGACAGGCTGATTTACCGGCCCAACACCACGCTGAATATGGGCGTGGGCGCCACATACAGATCACTCACGCTAAATCTCGCTTACGGGTTTCCGTTCCTCAACCGGAACGAGGAAAAAGGAAAAACAAGGTACCTTGACCTTCAAAGCCATATTTATACCCGGAAATGGTCCTATGATTTCTGGGGACAATTTTACAAAGGGTATTACATGAAAAGAAGCGCCATTGATGGGGGATCGGGGTATTACCTCCGGCCGGATATGGGCGTTACCTTACTGGGTGTTTCGGCTTACAACATCGTTGGGCATGAACGTTTCTCCTACCGGGCGGCTTTTGTACAGAATGAACGGCAGTTGAAATCGGCCGGAAGCTGGTTGCTGGGCGCTGAAATTTATTACGGACGCGCCACCGCAGATAGCGCACTGGTGCCCGGCGCGGTGAAAGACAGGTTCAGCCAGCGCGAAGTGGAACGTGTTCGTTTCCTGGATATCGGACCAGGAGGGGGATACGCCTACAACTGGGTGATCCGCAACGATTTTTTCCTGGGCATGGCCGCTACCATCAACCTGAATATCGGCTTTGTAAGGGAGATCACACCTGCCGACTCAAGGGAAAGGTTAGGTTTCAGCCCGAATTTTATTTACCGAGCCACCGGTGGCTACAATTCCGAAAGATGGATGGCCAGTTTATCGCTGGTGGGCAACCGCGTTTCGGCCCGGGGTTCTTCATCCTCCTACAATTATATCTTCAGTACAGGAAATTACAGGGCCACACTGGCTTACCGTTTCAAACCCGGAAGGAGGCTTAAAAAATACCTCGCTCCCGTAGACAAATTGCTGAATTAG